One window from the genome of Microcebus murinus isolate Inina chromosome X, M.murinus_Inina_mat1.0, whole genome shotgun sequence encodes:
- the SLC25A53 gene encoding solute carrier family 25 member 53, with protein sequence MGEQSHSSGKEIQHRTRAEAPGKKGWHPQAYALGAISNFMSTFLTFPIYKVVFRQQIHAVGMSEAVRQLWHEGPQYFYRGIYPPLLSKTLQGTLLFGTYDSLLCSLSPVGPHSLGHRWAAGLMSGVVEAVALSPFERVQNVLQDGRKQARFPSTFSILKEFNSYGLWGRLSLGYYRGFWPVLARNSLGSALYFSFKDPIQEGLAEQGLPHWVPALVSGSVNGTITCLVLYPLIVLVANMQSHIGWQSMPSLWASARNVWDTRGRKLLLIYRGGSLVILRSSVTWGLTTAIHDFLQRKSHSRKELKID encoded by the coding sequence ATGGGGGAGCAGAGCCACTCTTCTGGAAAGGAGATTCAGCACAGGACGCGAGCAGAGGCTCCAGGAAAGAAAGGCTGGCACCCCCAGGCCTATGCCCTTGGGGCCATTTCCAACTTCATGTCTACTTTTCTGACTTTTCCCATCTATAAGGTAGTGTTCCGGCAACAGATCCATGCTGTGGGGATGTCGGAGGCTGTGAGACAGCTTTGGCATGAAGGTCCTCAGTACTTCTACCGGGGCATCtaccctcctcttctctccaagACATTGCAAGGGACTCTACTGTTTGGGACTTATGATAGCCTGTTGTGCTCTCTCTCCCCTGTTGGGCCACACTCCCTGGGACACCGCTGGGCTGCAGGGCTCATGTCTGGTGTGGTGGAGGCTGTGGCACTCAGCCCCTTTGAAAGGGTGCAAAATGTGCTCCAGGATGGTCGCAAGCAAGCTCGCTTCCCCAGCACCTTCAGCATTCTCAAGGAATTCAACTCTTACGGGCTTTGGGGGAGGCTGTCACTGGGCTACTATCGTGGTTTCTGGCCTGTCCTTGCCAGGAACAGCCTGGGGagtgctttatatttttctttcaaagaccCCATCCAGGAGGGCTTGGCAGAGCAAGGCCTGCCCCATTGGGTTCCTGCCTTGGTGTCTGGTAGTGTCAATGGAACAATCACCTGCCTAGTTCTGTATCCTCTGATTGTGCTGGTTGCCAATATGCAGTCCCATATTGGCTGGCAGAGCATGCCAAGCCTGTGGGCCTCTGCCCGGAATGTGTGGGACACTCGAGGCCGAAAGTTGCTCCTAATCTACCGTGGAGGCTCCCTGGTCATCCTAAGGTCCAGCGTGACATGGGGCCTCACTACGGCAATCCATGACTTCCTGCAGAGAAAGTCTCACTCCAGGAAAGAGCTGAAGATTGACTAG
- the ZCCHC18 gene encoding zinc finger CCHC domain-containing protein 18: protein MASIIARVGNSRRQNAPLPPWAHSMLRSLGRSLSPLMVNMAERNMKLFSGRVVPAQGEETFENWLIQVNGVLPDWNMSEEEKLKRLMKTLRGPAREVMRLLQAANPNLSVADFLRAMKLVFGESECSVTAHGKFFNTLQAQGEKASLYVIRLEVQLQNAIQAGMIAEKDANQSRLQQLLLGADLSRDLRFRLKHLLRMYANEQEHLPDFLELIRMIREEEDWDDTFIKRKRAKRSEPIMERAASPVAFQGAQPIEIGSADYNCNVIEIDDTLDDSDEDVILVETQDPPLPPPGSLPLTGGARLQDQVLVIDSPNNSGAPSPSTSGGSGYKNGGLGDMRRARKRKYTTCCSYCGEEGHSKETCDNESNRAQVFENLIITLQELTHTGERSKELPGEHSDLSEPQ from the coding sequence ATGGCTAGCATCATTGCACGTGTGGGTAACAGCCGGAGGCAGAACGCACCCTTGCCGCCTTGGGCTCATTCCATGTTGAGGTCCCTGGGGAGAAGTCTCAGTCCTTTAATGGTCAACATGGCAGAGAGAAACATGAAGTTGTTCTCAGGGCGGGTGGTGCCAGCCCAGGGGGAGGAAACCTTTGAAAACTGGCTGATCCAAGTCAATGGGGTCCTGCCAGATTGGAATATGTCTGAGGAGGAAAAGCTCAAGCGCTTGATGAAAACCCTTAGGGGCCCTGCCCGGGAGGTCATGCGTTTGCTTCAGGCGGCCAATCCCAACTTAAGTGTGGCAGATTTCTTGAGGGCCATGAAATTGGTGTTCGGGGAGTCTGAATGCAGTGTGACTGCCCATGGTAAATTCTTTAACACCCTGCAGGCGCAAGGCGAGAAAGCCTCCCTTTATGTGATCCGTTTAGAGGTGCAGCTCCAGAATGCTATCCAGGCAGGCATGATTGCTGAGAAAGATGCAAACCAGAGTCGCCTGCAACAGCTCCTTTTAGGGGCTGACCTGAGTAGGGACCTGCGCTTCAGGCTTAAGCATCTTCTCAGGATGTATGCAAATGAGCAGGAGCACCTTCCCGATTTCCTAGAGTTAATCAGGATGATAAGGGAGGAAGAGGATTGGGATGACACTTTTATTAAACGGAAGCGAGCCAAAAGGTCTGAGCCAATAATGGAGAGGGCAGCCAGTCCTGTAGCATTTCAGGGCGCCCAGCCAATAGAGATCGGCAGTGCTGACTACAACTGTAACGTAATAGAGATAGATGATACCCTTGATGACTCAGATGAAGATGTGATCCTGGTGGAGACTCAGGACCCTCCACTGCCACCCCCGGGTTCCCTTCCCCTTACAGGTGGAGCCAGACTTCAGGATCAAGTGTTAGTCATTGATTCCCCCAACAATTCTGGGGCTCCGTCTCCTTCCACCAGTGGTGGTTCTGGGTATAAGAATGGTGGTCTTGGGGATATGCGTAGAGCCAGGAAGCGAAAATACACAACCTGCTGCTCATATTGTGGCGAGGAGGGCCACTCAAAAGAAACCTGTGACAATGAGAGCAACAGGGCCCAGGTTTTTGAGAATCTGATCATCACCCTGCAGGAACTGACACATACAGGAGAGAGGTCCAAAGAGCTTCCTGGAGAACACagtgacctctctgagccacagtaa